gccgcacacaaacacaggtgtaaaggtccggagccgacgtcagaggggcttcgtagaactctgctttctCCCGGGTGGCGCGggcgagtaccacattcctgagctgaccccgcgccacgtggctacCGGTTTATttgcagttctctgaagggcgccccgtcGGGTTCGATAGGAACACGTGCAgggggctgaaagctggcacgttgccaccccgtgcGGCCATTTCTAACAACGCCTATGCAGCGGCCCTCAAATTAGCTAAAAAAACGTCCGTATTCACCAGGTTACCATTTATGCTGGCAACTATTCTAAAGAATGGACGCGTCGTATATCCACTTTCGGATGATTTTATCGTTCCTAACGATTGTTTTGTTGACCTTTTTGCGAAGAACCTACACGAAACGCTCCTGCATAATATCTTTGGTCAAAATTTATCGTGCCCAACTGAATTTGAACTACCTGTCTTTAATCACTATACATTTTTAAATACGCCTCTTGTGGCTGTTGAAGTTCCCAGAGTTATTCGCCTAATACATTCATTGAATATACATTTGTTATCCGCCTTTGATAACATCAGTGCTAAATTTCTGAAAGACACCTCCTCTTATAGTTTGATTATATTACCTAAAATATCTGAACAATGGCTCAACACACCTACAGTTCCGTCAGGATGCGAAAcaggaaaaattatttcttttcatAAATGTGGCAGCAAAAATCACTGACATATCATCGCCAGACATAGTTAACCATTATCTGCTGCAAACTATTAGAATATAAGATTTCTAGCAACCTTCAGGAATTTTCTTGAGTCTAATTCATTTTCCTCGCCAGAACAGCACTGTTCTCAAAAATCGTTCTCATGTGAATCACAATTATTACCATTTACTAACAAAGTGCACCAAATACTTCACAGTTCTTCTCATGCCGTTTCAACTTCTTTTTCAGAAGCCCTTGAAAAAGTGTGTTATAACGATTTACTTTATAAATTACGCAAATAAACTTTGAACATGAGGTTCTTGAACGAATTGAATCATTTCTCGTTAACCTTTCTCACTTCATTACAGCTAGTGATCATGACTGACCTCATAGCAACATTCAGTCCAGTATGCCATAAGGTTATGTCCTGAGACCGCTATTATTCCTTTTCTACGTTAATGACTTACTTTAAGCAATAACTTTAGGCATACACCTATTTACAGAGGAATATGTAATCCTCAGAGAAATAACGAACACGAAATCAACGTTCTTCAGGCGGATCTTAATAGCGTGAGCAATTGGTGCCGATTCTGGCGAATAGGACTCAACACTAGCTGccaaaaaaaaagcatgtgacGCCCCGTCGGGCATAATCCTCGTTGGCCTGTCAGGCTCGGTGGATTGCCAGGCTCGGTATGCTACAATGGTCACCGCAGAGCCATAAGCACCGAGAAGCAAAGCTGTTTGGAgtcagtcatcgttcgtcacCGCCACGGTGTGGAGCGGCCgactaacggagggtgcctcgagccctcccttgttcacgaacccggccGGATCGTGACACTGGTGACGAGTACCCATGGATCGTCCCACGCCACTGTGAGAGGCGGAACACCGCCCTCATTGCTaccgccatgccgctgtacggaaggctcgaaCCGTTCAAAGGAGATGAGTCCGCCTGGCCAATTTACGAGGAATAAGTCTTCCAGGCCGAAcaacacacccgaggccaaatgGTGGGTCATGTTACTGGCGAGCTGCGGGTCCAGCGTCTTGAGTCTCCTGCTGGAACTTGTTAAGCCAGCCACGCCACATGTTAAGAAGCTGGGCGAGCTGTccgccatactgcgctcgcatttcaacccagcccggtccacactaatggagcgtttccgcttcaacaactggagccgccgggaaggagagaccctcgggcagttcgttgctgcgctacgaggtttagcgagtgcctgcgccttCGGGGAGCAACTGAACTCGCAATTCCGGGACCATGTCGTCTGCGCCATCAACAACAACCGctatgcagacgcgactcctggagcttcccgacccctcgctggacgacgACGTGAAGGGAGCGCAGGCACTGGAAACTGCCACCAAGGGCGCCGGTTAGatttcccgtgcgactggctcaccgtcggcggaagcggcggtcaacaacttagcgacaaagggcagtacctgcggtcgctgtggtggtgcccattCTCCCTCAGAGTGCAAGTTCTCataagcacaatgcttcacgtgcggGGAAAACTGGTCCTCTGGCTcgggtatgccgaagggggaggacgaacaacAAGGCGAaggagaagcagcagcagcagccgccgcggcTTACGCCGCCGCCTAGTTAAGGAACCCTTCTGCCGCGGCCAGGGTACCCGTCGCAAGGCAATGCGGCGGGGGCGTGCGCGacagcaggctcaagttcttccggcCAGGCTCCAGGTCGGGGCTCAGGACCCGTCCATTTTctacatgtggcacacaggccttgtaccgtcgtctgtgccacCGTTCATGCTGACTGTGGAAATCTGTCGGCACCTCATTTCCACGAAGCTGGACATAAGGGCCAGCGTGTCTGTTATGGCCGGGAAACGGTTCAAGCGTAccttccccggcgtgtccgtcgaggcttcagatttgatgctgcgcagctactccgaGCAGCTCttccaggtccagggtcaggcacaggtcagcgtttgCTTTGGCGACAGGAAGGCAACCTTTCCGCTTTACCTAATCAATGTGttgtcgccgacgctgctgggccaaTACTGCATTCGAACACTaggcgttcgtctgccagagtaccaagACGCCAGCCTGCATGTAGTAAAAGACGTCCCCAGCTTCCTGACCAAGTTCAAGTGCCTGTTCCAGCCTAGGGTGGGCGCATTAGCCGGCATGACGGCAGGCATCAATTTACATCAGGGTGCCTCGAGCGCTCCTATGGGTGCCTAGCCACGTTTTTTGCAAGCCTcacccactgccgttcgccctgaaggacggggcACCAAGGAGTTGGAACTGTTAAAGCGAAATTGGATTCTAATGCCCGGCAAGACGTCTGAATCGGCCGCTtccatcgtaccagtcctcaagcgggACGGTAGTGTCAGGATATACggggatttatttattttatttatgtatttttacAAGTACGTGTAGCGCCACAAGGGCGTTATTGCAGGGGGGAgaagttgaagaaaaatgaaCATGTGACAAAGACTTGACAAAGCTATgcacaggtggtaaaagtaacaaaatacgtaacatCTATGAGTCATCTCAACGGCAAAACAGCCTTCCGTGAAATGCGGTGCAAAATTGCAAGACAGAAATGAAAAGGGTACACTATCGCGTGAGGTGCACTGCCATCCAAATGATATAAAGAAAACGGGATAATATACTACGacagactgcgtgacaataaagacagaaactctgaacacgttttacattcaccaGTGCTCTTGGGAAGCATATTCCAGTGGGCGGAAGCAtgcggaaaaaatgaaaaacggtaGACAAGTACGACAGCGCATTTGAATAATTTTAAgcatttcaaggttaccatcaacctcgtcgctaccgtcgagaagtacccgctTCTGCCGATTGAAGATCTCTTGTCGGCACTGTCGGGTGGACAGAAGTCTACCAAGCTTGACCTAAGaaatgcttaccagcagctgttccttcaggatgcctcccggaagtatgtcacaataaaGACAACTTGCGGCTCTTCCAGTACTCGCGTTTACTGTTTGGCATGGCCTCTGCCCCAGCCTCATTtaagagggagatggacaacgtcttcaggggcatgaggcacgtgaCGGTGTACTTAGATGACATCCTagttactggcagcgacgacggggACTACCTGAAAAAGCTGCACAACGTCCAGCACAACAGCAGGACACTGGACTCAAGCTCAATCTGGAAAACTGCATTTTCCTGGCCCCCCACTATTGAATATTTCTGACATGTTATTTCCCAGGCTTGCCGAGCCCCGGTTCCTCGCAAAGTTGATGCTCTGCTCAAGGCGCCTAAGCCTCGCAATAAGAAGGAGCTACAGAGCTTGCTAGGCCTCaccaacttctacaggagtttcctgccAAACCTATCGGAGCATCAACAGCCGCTCgatcttctgcttcgagatgacctgcaatgggtctggaagaaggagcagaaCCGGGCCTTCCAGTGCAGCTAGGAGCTAATCAACAAGGTTCCAGTGTTGGTACATTTTGATCCTGCTAAGCCGGTCTTCCTGACCGTAGATGCGTCGCCATACggcgtgggagccgtcctggcgcaTGTGGACAAGGATGGCAAGGAACGCCCTGTCTCGTCTGCTTCTCGTCACCTTCATGCTGCAGAGCGATGCTACAACCAGCTGCACAAGGAAGGCTTCGCCCTCATGTTCGGTCTTGTCTGTGGAGTCTGTGGAGCAGGACGTTCGAGGTGGTCACGGACTACAAGCCACTGTTGGGGCGTCTGGTGCCTGAAAAGGCCATTGCCTTGTAGGCATTACCTCGAGTGGTACGCCGGGcgttgaggctggcagcttacagttaccagctaGTTTACCATCCgagaaaggacctgggacctgttGATGTTCCGAGCCGCCTGCATCTGCCTTAGGTGCCTGATTTCGTTCCAGAACCTGTGGAAATGTTCATGCTAGAGCAGATGTACCCGGAGGAGCTCGACAGACCTGCGGtatcagaaacgaccagccgggACTCTGTCCTGTcccaggtggtcaaggcggtgtcccgtgAGGAGGAATCGGTTGAGCAGACCTATACCTACAAGGCAGCTGaactgagcttgcagcagggctgcctactgtgggggcCCAGGGTGGTGATCCAACAAAGTATGCGctccagggtcctgcagttgctgcacgccgGCCATCCTGGCGTCGAAAAGAGCAAGATGGTGGCCGttcccatgtttggtggcctggcaTGGACCAGGACATGTCTCACGGGGTGCAAAGCTGCCAAATCTGCTAGGAGCATCAACGGGCCTCACGTAATGTGTAAATCACCCCCTGGCTGTTCCCACAGCGACTCTGGTCCTGCCTGAATGCGGATTTTTGGGATCCTTCAAAGGCCATTACTTCCTGATagtggtggacgccttttcgaagtgggtgtAGCTTCTACCTGTCACCAGTCTATAAGCAGATGCGACCATTGCAGCACTACGTCAGGTCTTCGCCGCGCAGGGGTTGCTTGATGTCATCATGTCCGACAATGGTcttgctttcgccagcacagagtacctggcctggctggcGAAGAACGGAATCCGTGGGATGATGGTTCCGccataccaccctgcttcaaacgaTGTAGCcaagcgggtggtgcaaaccatcaaggacaacCTCAAGAAGAGCCTGACTGGGAATTTCCagacgcagattgcccggataccgTTTCAGTACCGAACCATGCCCCACAAAGTCACTGGCCATGGCCCCTGTGAGCTGCTGCTGGATCGAATAGTCAACACACCCTTCGACGTCTTGCATTCAGACCTCTGATCTACAGTGCAGAAggtggctgctgaccaagggtgccgtcccggACCTTTGTCGGAGTCGGGAGCTCCATTTTTCGCCCGGAGCTTCCGTCGTGGCCCAACCTGGTCTGCCGGACAGGTGATgactcctgccagcgcctcatcgttgctcgtccgcatgccagacgAGGCCACGTGGCACATATACGCCGACCATGACAGGCCTcacctcgggacctggccagtaCCCTCGACTGACACTtctgagttccagcccgcaggaggatTAGCGGCAGCTGCAATCGCTCCAAGCAGAACGCCACCCACATTGGAGGCGGGATGCGTTGCTAGTGGTGTGACGCCCGTTGGGCCGGTGTCAAGCccggcaccactcacaaggccgaccactgcggACCCTCCGGATAGAGCAGGGCTGTCTCAGGCAGCACCCAGCctgtcaacaccggtgcccaggcggagtacacTAGAGTAGAGGCCActggaccgttactcgcctgggtagcaggcacTGCCGACCCGGCAAGTAtggaggcagagcctcgtacTTTGAACTTGGACGCTTTTTGTTGTCGCCAAAGAAACTGGGTTAAGGGGGCGTAACAAGCGTGTAatgccccctcgggcataatcatAGTTCGCCCGCCAGGCttggtggcctgccaggctcggtaggccACAATAGTCAccgcaccacaataaacaccgatgagcacagctgctcggaGTCAGTCGTgcgtcaccaccacgctgcgtAGCATCCATATAACGGAgagtgcctcgagccctcccttgttcacgacccCGGGCGCATCGTGACACTAACAAGTGTAAACTTGCGACAGTACCCCGATCTAACGCTAACCTACCTGTTTATTAGTTGAGAAACGTTGTTTTGGAATCGACAAGCTCATACAAGTATTTAGGCGTGCATATACTCTATAAACGAACGTGGAATCATCACGTTGGATATATTGTCGCGAAAACAGTTTACCCTGGGCCCGTTCTCTTTATTTCCACGAATGTTCTGGGTTTCTCGATGCGAGGGACGCCTTTGTGTAGAAATTACAGCGACGGCACCTCGGGAATATGCTCCTGCCCGACCGATGCGACCATACCCGATGGTCACTATGTGCACGTGTCACACCCTCTTCCCTCACTTCACTGTATGGGGCGTAAAAATGGATTAGTTATGGGCGAATTGATTGTTTATGCGGAGTGCTTTCGGGATCATAATTGGCCTCTTAAACTCATGCCCCTATTGGATCATGTGGGCCTGCCTTATTGGTTGAAATAGGTCATTGGTGGAGAAGCCGGTGCCTACCGCCGGTCCGCGTGTCCCTTGATTGCTGCAGAAACACATTTACGGAATAGTTTGGGAAGTTTTGAAGAGAGCAAGGATGCAGGAAGCACACGACGCAACTTCGCAACGGGAGACCTGGCCACTCAGGCAGGCCATGGACGATCGGTATGTCATCGTTTTGTATGTAAATATGTGTACGGTGTAAACAAAAATTATTGTCAAGCTAATAATCCTACCTGTTGGAATGCTACTTCTCGTCTTCATCCCAACTTATTATCGTCTCCttggtgagctgatgcgtcaaAACTCTAACACCTGCGTGACTTCGCTACAATATAATTAAACAAGCCAACTGCTTGGTTAATTTTTTCGTGCTCCATCCTTTAAAATCACTACTTTATAAAACCCTCTTAAGGCCAAAATAAGAATATACTGCAGCTATATGAGAACTCTCTCACCGAAACCTAATGCATTCCCTTGAGCCTATCTAAAACAACGCAACTCGTTCTATTCTTTGGCACTACAAGCGTTGTGCGGGCGTATATTCAATGGTATCGAATGTGGGTCTTCAACCGTTAGCAACACATTGAAGAATTtcccgtgtttcatttttttcatgaGCTGTGCCGCCATCCTACTCTTCATCTGAAATTGATGATCATCAGCATAAAGTTAGAATTGGTGCATGTAACACCACATATCTTTTACACTCATTTTCGTCACGTACGTGAAAAGATTCGAATGAACTTCAACGGATGTTAAGGCGACAGCGTGAAGGaacccgtgtcacagaaaatccagcgtcgcgcCTCTCATTGGTAGAATAATTTATGAAccacttatcatcatcatcaccctatttatgcccgctgcaggacgaaggccccttcATTCGAtatccaattactcctgtcccgCGGAACCACCTATACCCAGGCCTTCTATATGATGCAAAGAATTAAGTAAAATAATTTATTTGTCAAGAAAAAATTATCAAGAAAAACTTTAGAAGGAAAATTGCaaactacgacttgcacacaacctgcagacatgatagctttcgGACTGTAATTTGGCTataagagaaaacataattatgt
This is a stretch of genomic DNA from Dermacentor albipictus isolate Rhodes 1998 colony unplaced genomic scaffold, USDA_Dalb.pri_finalv2 scaffold_27, whole genome shotgun sequence. It encodes these proteins:
- the LOC139052589 gene encoding uncharacterized protein, with translation MSDNGLAFASTEYLAWLAKNGIRGMMVPPYHPASNDVAKRVVQTIKDNLKKSLTGNFQTQIARIPFQYRTMPHKVTGHGPCELLLDRIVNTPFDVLHSDL